The stretch of DNA ACTCAAATACTACAAAGTTGTTTTGGATGTCACAAGGGTCCTGCAACGCGCtacgtacatttttttttttttaagcccacACAttgtctcactcactcacacacgcacacacagacacacacacacggaggagGTGGTAGGCAGCTTTTGAACAGGGGAGAATGTGTGGAGGTCAACACCAGTGTTTCTAGTGCAAAACAGGAGCGTTTGGTGTATGAACACCCAGGCATAACATAGAGGGTCTCTATAGGCACTGCGGCTGGGAGTGCTAAAGTGAACAAAGAGTTGAAACATGTAAGGGGTGTTACATCATGCATGGTGGTGCAGCAGCTGGCTAAACGggtgtaaaaaagtcatattgatAAGAATTCAAAAGAGATTGGTTTTTCTCATTTGAAGTTGAAACTTCTCATTTTTAACCATACATGTCtgcttaaagctgcagtgggtagaaagccaaaaaaaaatgaGTAAAAAACTCTAGAATTTGAAGTAGAGCgagacctcttcctgcagcttctcctctcccctctctctgtctctggttcCAGAAGTGATTTTCATCATTCAATTGCACCTTTGAGgtttcattaaatgcttatatagagatttttttttagtctggaaccaagccaaccagtTAGAAGATAAATTGTGATCATAAAACACTGGATTCGGCTCAAAAGAACATTTTGGAAACGGCAAAAAAGGCGAAGGTGCAAGACTGTGTACCTAAATGATCATAGACTTCAATGGTAGCAGTTCACTGTAGCTGTTCCCTGCTTAGCGGGTTCGCCGGCGCGGTAAACATTTCCACGATAACAGCGAGCTCCACCATTCAGAGACGTcgctgttacgcttaggattgtgggtagtgtaatACTTCTCCATGACAttgcaaataaaacatgttttccttaaaaaccaggttgatttcatacaaaCTTGTGGCTTCAACAGGAGCAGAAACCTTCTTTTCACTACCTCCAAGCTCGTGGTCAGTCAACCCTGCATAGTTAAAAGATATAAtggctaataatcaaaatcctgATGGAGAAAATGAATTGGATTTTTACTCTCTACGTGCAGCCAATAggaacactctctctctctctctatctctctgaaATGATCTGTGATTGACCAGTCTCTGGTCATGGCTAAATTCTGGAAACAGATTCAAGAGGAGCTTCAGAAGAATTTTTGCCCAACGACGCAAACAATAATCtgcctaccacagctttaaGATCCACATAATTTTATCTGTTCATTTGTTTAAACCCCAATCGTAAAAAAGTCTTTTTTAATGGTCACTCCTTTCTGCTACTAATCCCTATATGGTTAAATGTGCCAAAGGTTGGGTGAGCATTCCTATGGAAGCCCAGTATTAATGTTAAAGGGTGTTTTGACCTACCACTTAGCCCTACTAGGCCCTATGACAGGGGAGACCATTCTCTAACCCTGACCTAACTTACCTTTAAGTTCCCTCTAAATCCTACAGTGACCCAAGCAACAAGCAGATGTTGGCTGCTTGACCCGGTCATACATCTGTATCCAGACCATAGCAGCGGCAGTGAAGTCACCCATCGGTTTTTGGACTGCCATTTTGAAGCCTCAAGTTTGGCAATTCTTGGACAAGAGGGTGGATCCACGGAGGATGACGAGGGCCAAGCCAGTGTTCACATGGTTGCAATggcgctgcgctaagctaaacgctaaagagggaaaattgctgattttcaacccttctgaagcgagtcatccagtgcagagtgtaaaaacaacaagttgCAGTTGATGTGGGGTTACGTGCCTGGCTATTGTCTGGGTGCACTGGCTTCCTGGAGTCTCCACtggcaacatggcatcatgactttgcgtaaacatacacgccactttcctaaagccaaacggcgtgttatctgtacgcattttgtgctatccacgtgtatgtctacgctgtatacagcggatgtaaacatacacaccacgtggcgtcgccacatgttgaaaaacaacacacacggacgcaatcccagctctcctgggtgaaagtcctgtgtcttACCCATctgccaccccaaccaacctttCTCCCTCCCCTACTGTggacttacgtcctttcatactactcactacggcGAAAAGTCACACGTCAtataggtcaatggcggccgtacggcgttgataaacacgctaaaaagcgattttgcgtcttgataacacgccaaaatggcataagaattgccgtgtcatacatacgccactttatgagatcagtctgccacTGGTATAAAGATATAGATATTTCACCCCATTTCTCTGGAATAATTTACAGAGTAatctaaaaacaaaatggatgcACTGATACCAATGGGTTGATTCAAAATTTAGATTAGAGACCTCATTAATTTGAACTGTGACTGTTTTACATAGCATAGTCATGCTCCTTTGTATTGGCATCAATGCCATTTTAGAATGCACTTCTcacttttttactgtttttataaatgggttttttaatgacatttttttttattcttaacttatttgtatgaaataaaattataattttttccaTTGATGCCTGCATACTGCTGTTTACTTGTCttgatatttaaatattttcttattttcatttaattgtaTTTCTGTTTGATATTTCACTTTGTACTCAGGTCTCACTTGCAAATGAGATCTTGATCTAAATTGGATTTCCTGattaaataaagtatatataaaacCCTTCTATTTTTTGAGCGGAAGATCGAGTGGAAGTATTGGCAGGTAAAGCAGACATTGTTaccttttggacagagccaagctagctgtttcccaatGTTTCCATTctttgtgctaggctaagctaatcaTCTTCTGGCTGTTGATGCATATTTTGATGCTAGGCagactcttggcaagaaagcaaataaccGCATTTCCCAAAACATTGAACAGATCTTAAAATTGCAAAATACTTGCTAGTGTTTTGATAGAATGATTTaaatgtgggggggggggaataccTTCAGAGAactgcaatttcagtttttatttcacTGCCTGTAACTGTCCTAATACCTCTGAAACTGTTAACCTACTCTCTACAGTTCAGGATGTTTCTCGTGACTTTTCctcagtgcatgctgggatgaTAGGATGGTCTCCTCATCACTCTGAAAACTAATAAGTGGTTAGAGCCAGCGGATGGACAGATAGATGGGTTGTTGAAATCCAGCTCAACTAATAACCATCCAGTGCTCTACAACCCTTGTCCTCAGCCAGCACTCAGAACCCTGCTGGCTTTCGTCTTTTAACCGTGCAATCAGTGACTATTTTACACCTGGGATGGGAAATAGAGGCAATTACATGCATCTAACTGCCAGGTAAGACCAGCAGGCACAGGTGGATGCGGAGTTGCTGAGGAATATAAAAGCTACAGGCCATCTGAATCTAGCAAGGTGAAGGACTGAAATGTATTTACAGAGCGTATGACTGTTTGATCCTGGAGCGAAGATGGACACTGGCAAAATCCCAAGGGAGACCTCCCCTCTGATGATCGGCGCCATGGAAACGTACAGCCATTTGACAGTCACAAAGCTCATAATTACGAGGGCACTGTGATTAGACTGAAGTCTGGACTGTAAAACAACAAGGCCTTATACTCACTTATCTTTCAGCTAATGGAATTGACTCATCTTTTGAAATGAGAAttcaattgatttttttttttttctctttctttttgtcaGGTATTGAATTGCCCGTGTGTGCGAGGAGCCACAATATCGGGAGAGAAAACAGCCGACGGAGCTTCAAGCTTGCAGCATACAACCTTGACGAACTGATTAGGTTGAAGAATACTTTCATCTGGTATGAAAGACACCACTTGCTAGTTGCAAACTGGCACACAAACCCACGCACAGTGGTAAACAGCTCCCGAAGCACATATAGTAAAACACGTTGAAAATAAAGCTTCATGTCATAGCAATGAGGAACACTTGGGCTCGAATGTGGCCACATTAAGGCAATAAACAAGGCAGCAGACTAAGTTCTGTATTCCAACCCTACACGCATGAACACCATGTTGGAAAATGAGGGGGATTATGTAAACCCTTTGCACAGCTTTGCGCCGTCTGAAATATTCTGCCTCAACAAGCACATCCTTAAATGCTGCTCTTCTTTTACAGTAAAAACAGGTTTGTAAGCTCAACAGTGTTGGTTTACTTATTTCTACAActcaatcctttttttttcctggcacaTAGTCTTGTAAAGACCTTTAACAGCGCAGCGCAACCCAGCAGCGCTGAAGCAGTTGCTCTGTTAGAGAAAATGAGAAAGACATGTTTAAGGTCGCAGATGTTTAATTACAATGGTGTTATGTCTAATTAAACCAAATTGCCCTTTGCCTCATGCCACATTGCCTCTATTTGGCAATCTCTGCAGGGGTAACAAGAATAATATCTTAACCTTTTAATTGACATGGACCGTATGCACGAATGGACAGATGTTTCTGTAAAATTTAAGAATTCCAGGACCTGTTTTGAGAATGTATTCCCGGttcatttctgtgtgtttcctaAGTTAGCTGCCCTACTCGTGGCAGCAGGTCATACACGAAGGTAATGTTGTGAAgcggtcgcagtttggttaggtttaggcaacgaaactacttggttaggattaggaaaagatggtagtttgggttaaaataagtacgtttgttgcgtaacttaacttacatacgTAAGAATGTAACATAGAACGTGATGTTACTAAGCTATGTATACCCATAACTTACAAGTTAACTTATATGTACCTAAGTTCAAATaagtcaacgttgacttttggtttcacactggaCACGACcagcggtctcctgggtgaaagtcagtgttttttttaaggaaaagaTTGTGATTTGTGTTAAAATTAGTACGTTTGTTATGTAACTTCACTTTTATACGTAAGTACGTGATGTACTTATGTACGTGACATAGAGCATGACATTACTACCTTACGTTACGTTACTGCGTGACGTTGCTGCGTGACGTTGCTGCGTGACGTTGCTGCGTTACGTTACTACCTTACATTACGTTACTACCTTACATTACGATACTACCTTACATCAGGTTACTACCTTACATTACGTTACTACCTTACATTACGATACTACCTTACATCAGGTTACTACCTTATGTTACGTTACTACCTTATGTTACGATACTACCTTATGTTACGATACTACCTTACATTACGATACTACCTTACATTACGATACTACCTTACATCAGGTTACTACCTTATGTTACGATACTACCTTACATTACGATACTACCTTACATCACGTTACTACCTTATGTTACGTTACTACCTTATGTTACGTTACTACCTTACATTACGATACTACCTTACATCAGGTTACTACCTTATGTTACGTTACTACTTATGTTACATTACTACCTTATGTCACGTTACTACCTTACATTAGGTTACTACCTTATGTTACGTTACTACCTTATGTCACGTTACTACCTTATGTTGCGTTACTACTTCGCGTTACTACGTCGCGTTACTACGTCGCGTTACTACGTCGCGTTACTACGTCACGTTACTACGTCACGTTACTACGTCACGTTACTACGTTACATAACTTAAGTAAGTATGTTTGTGTGAACATTGGGGTTCTTTATACTACATCAGCTGACTTCCTCCTTTACTCCAGTAATAATTACTGCAGCCACCAGATGTCGCCACCACGATTAACGTATAATAGGTCGTAACCATCTGCTTGTACAAACGACCTATAGGGTCGTTTTTGGGAGGAGGAACATCTCCAAAATGACTGATATTTTAATAAAGTGAACTGCAGAGTCaggtgatcttttttttttctggttgtGTCACTGCAagcgacccctttcacattacatgTAGTCATCTGATCCATTGttgatatcaaaatatggattagtgcagctttaatctGCTACCTCGTAAATACTTTGTTGTCAATTTGCAGGTATACAGTGTGCATTTATTCACATTCAAGTACATAATAACAGATGTTACTATTGCATTTCAATAGATTTTCATATTTAATAGGTGTGAAAGTGCAATGAACACCTTTTTATATGACCTTGCCATCTGGTTTCAATAGTTCAATAGCTTTTATACAGAAGCTATATGTAGAAATGTTCACAGAAGAAACCGTTGTAAGGATAACTAAATGACGTATTTTAAAAATGGTTTCACAAAATACTCAGAAACATGTGAGTGAGTggtgctgatgctgctgctgcacctCTCTCCTCTTGGCTATACTTGCCCTTcttctcaccccccccccctctctcatgTTATTGGTGTATTGCCCGGTGATGTGTTCCGTTTTTACTCTCAGGCAGGGCGACCCCTCCCACAGCAGTGCACAGCAGCATGCAACCCGACCTACAGGTGAACACTTTCTCCTCGCACTCCGGCTGGATCGTTAGCGGAGGGCAGGGCGAAGTTGCCTTTGGAGACTTGTTTtggtttagtttattttttattttttttaggattGGCATACGGGACGCGGTCCTGCATCGCGTCCGGAGAGCGCGTGCGGATGTGAAGGCAGACGAGAAGATGATTTGAGCAGGCAGCAGTGTGGGCGTAAAGGTGAGCCGTCGGCTGCGTTTGTTTTGGTTCCGCAATAGTCGTCAAATACGGGCTCTTCTCTCCCTTTCGGAGCCAGATTCTGTGTGGGAATAGAACAGAGAAGGACAGAGTGGGCTAATACTAATACTGTAGAAGAGTTCATCTTTCATCCACTGCCACTTTCCTACATTTCTCACTCAGTCTGTAACAGTCTTTTGTCTTTTAGCTactatttctgcttttttttattttttttatgttctcaCAGTTACATAGTCACTTGGGGTTGTAACTAACACATATTTTCAGTGGATTCATTTgctaattattttcttgattaattaaTTGATCGTTTGAGCTACAGAGAGTCaggaaattgtgaaaaatgctcATCAGAATTATTCTAAAGCCCAACGTGACCTCTTCAACAAGTCCTCACGTCTGAAGATGCTGCAACCACAGAACGATTGGTGTTGTGACTGGTATAAttaaaaatgactgaaatgattaatcgattatgtAAATCGGTTGCCGGTTGATGTTCTGTTGATTTATTAATAGTTGCAGCTAGACTTGGCTTGTTACTATTCATTTGCTGGGCTTTTGGCAGCACCTTTTTTAGATGATTATTATGAGAACAGTTTGACAGGGAAAACAGCTGCATATGGAGATTTGAAATAATAGAGTTGTGTAATTGAATTATACTATAAATATTGCAGGAGCAACACAGGTGATAGATAGACATATTAACAGTTACTGTGTGCAGATGATTATTTAATTTGGATTACAATTTATGTTTAGAGTTCCCTTACCTGTATTACTATGCTCTCATATATTCCTTCTGCGTGCCCTTACTGTTTATCgtgctgcctttttttttttatttactttgtttaattttactttatGTGACTGTTAAGCTCATTTGGAACTTTGTTTAGTCAAGAGAAGAGAGAATTCCTGcacacttttgtttttctttttcttaatgCATCTCGAACATTCAACAtacaaaagcataaaaacacaaacatcgaTAAATTAATCAGATGCcatcaaagaacaaaaaaaggatGAGTTCGAGAAGAAGTGTGTGAGGCAGAAGAATATGGCAAgccattttaacatttaatcgAACCACACTCCTATCCTATAATGCTTATCCTACTTTACAATATCATTATTACAGAAGAAACAAATAGGTATGTATATACTCTATTCAGAAATACAATGTTTTGGTCCTTCATCAGGTAAAAGCAGAGGAACAAAGAACATTCTAGACAGATATAGTTATCACCTCTTCAGGTGAGGCCAATCAGGGACCACAGTCTATGTACATTTAGTCCAGGGGTCTTCtaatgttttttaggccaaggacccctacgctgaaagagagacggagtaGGGAGCCCCTACTAAATATATTGCATAGTAAACTGGGCCAGAtggatgaaaatgaatggatatcaaaatattattttaatgttaaactacATGTGGAATGCAAAGTGAATCCTTAAGGTTAACTGTAtaactaccttacctatagtaagcatattcaatgtgtaaattaaatgtgttttcacagataggccaatttatctttgctatgaatatgttaatgtatattttcagacatattttaacttttgaaaatgtttttttttaacataatttagcGGCCCCCCTGCACTAACTCTAAGGACCCCCTTAGTGTCATGGACCCCTTGTTGAAGATCTCAGATTTAGTCTACTAGAATGCACTTCTCACCAACAAAGGTGGACATTCCACAATCTATAATGGACAGCAATcacatacatttatatacaaACATTGAACAACACAGTTAAAGATAAAACCATATCTAAAATCATCTCTTCCGTAATGACAATATTGTCATATATTGCTTTACCCGATGAAGGTcggattttttttcacaatgaAGTTTATTGCAAGCAAAAGTACAGTATGCAGGAATTCTCTCCTCTCTTGCCTTTGGACATTTCCTCCTATGCACCTGTCTACAAGAAATTTGAGGCATGCATGAGCCTTCACAGGTAAGAACTTTGTTTAGTGCCAGCAGTGCAAGATTATTTCTAAAACtagtttaaaggtcctatgacatgctgctttttggatgcttttatataggccttagtggtcccctaatactgtatctgaagtctctttcccgaaattcaaccttggtgcagaattacagccactagagccagtcccacaatgagctttccttaggatgtgccatttctgtgtctgtagctttaaatactattgaggaggagaggggggggggcaaggtggagggtgggggtgtggcctttaCCAACTGCCGCCTGCTtgttgcaagccatgatgtctctctctcatgggtgggccaaattctctgggcgggcaaagcagagaaaggggaggtaaccttgctccttatgaggtcataaggagcaaggttacctcccccaagattccagatcggcccatctgatcTTTCATTTTcgcaaaggcagagcaggatacccagatCTTGGTTTACACATATCgccatttctagtcactgggggaccataggcaggatGGGGGAACTCATTATTGTtaaaaatctcataaagtgaaattttcatgccataggacctttaagtaaaggagAGTGAGCGGGTCATTATTGCGAATTGAACCCCGACAGGGTGATGCAGGACCCTGATGCGAAGCACTTGTTACACGGCTACttactaaagaaatctaaatattgatttaaaactgtttttattGACTTCAAAATGGTCCTCCAGTCTGCCCaaattgaccaatcagaatcgagtattgaGCAAATTGAAAAAGATTAATTTCCATGTTCcctctctcttgtttcctctctctgtatctctcttcAGTTCACTATCAGAGGCTTGTAAACCTGACATGTGTACACCCAGTGAGACAGTAACCTGAGACCCCATTCTGAGGGAACACCAGGATGCGTCCCATCACCTCACAGCTTTTAGGCAGGACCAGTGTTGGAGGCAGTCGTTGGAACCCTGCATTTGCAGCTTTGCTGCTCTCCCTGTGTCTTGGCTTCCCTCCCTCTGTGGCCACTTGCCCACCCTACTGCCTTTGTGCCAGTGATATAATTTCCTGCAGCGGTTGCAATCTGTCTGCGCTACCCTCTGATCTCCCAAGCTATGCCACACGGTTGGACCTAAGCCACAATGCCCTTACTGACCTGTCCATGAACTGGATTTCCCGACCGTTCGACCGGCTTGCTACACTGATTCTCAGCCGAAACTCCATAAGCCAAATTGAGGTTAATGCCTTCACTGTGACGCCACATCTCCTCCACCTGGACCTCTCTTCCAACCGACTAACAGTGCTGAATTCATCCATCTTTACTGGGTTGAAGGAACTGAaagagctgctgctgtttggaAACCAGATCATCCAGATGAACCCAGGGGCCTTCAGCAATCTTTACAGCCTGCAGAGGCTCTACCTCTCTGGGAACAGACTGACAGCTTTCCCCCTGGGGCTTTATTGGGAACCTGGAGGGCCTCGTAATCTGACCTTTCTCGATCTGTCCTACAACAGGCTCACCAAGGTGCCCGTCCAGAGCCTGCTATCTCTCACCCAGCAAAGTGGAATTTATTTGCAGGAAAACCCTTTGGTCTGTGACTGTGCTTTACTCGCCTTGCAGGAGTACTGGATGTGGAAACAGTATCGCCCCCTGGTGGAATTCAGAGGTGAATACCCATGTAGAGACAATTCAGGACCATGGTCTGAATGTAGCCAGGAGGTAGTTTCAGATATTCCCCTTGAGGCACAGACTTACCAAGTAGAGCCTGGTAAATGGCTAAGAGTGCCATGCCCAGGGTTTGCCTCTCCTGCCCAGGAGGGGTTGGATTGGTTCTGGGTTACCCCCAAGACTGTGTTGAATTCATCAACCAATGATCCAAGTGCCCACCTAACAGTTTTACCCAATGGCACCCTTGAAATCCAAGGAGCCCTGATGGAAGATTCTGGTATGTATGGGTGCGTAGCTGCCCGTGGGCGCCACTATGACCCCAACGAGTCTCCGGAAGTCAGTGTGGTGGTCGGAAACTTAAGCAAGGCCTCCACCAGCGGCTTGGCAGACAGAAGCGGCGCCGAGCATTTCAACACAGCATTCACCACCCTGGCTTCCTGTGTGGTCAGCATCATACTGGTGCTGCTCTACCTCTACCTCACTCCCTGTCGATGCCGGGAAAACCGGGGATCGAGAGGGTGCGGCGGACGAGCCTTCATCCTCTGTTCAGACCCCAGAGAGGTAGAGTCAGGACAACTGAGGTCAAATGGGAAAAGGGTGGCTTTCTTAGAGCCTCAGACAGAGGACTCTGGTATTGGTAGTCCAAAAACACCAGCGATGCATTTGGGTCATGTTACCACTGAGGGAATTCTCAAGAATGGAAGTAGGACAGTGGGACTGTCCCTTTCAGACCCTGCTCACATGGCATAGCAAGAAAACAACCTTTTGCACATTCCTGAATTCTGACAGTCTGATCCAAGTGTTTTGTTTTCACTGTCTTGTTTCAGTACACGATGAGAAAATCCATTTCATGTGAAGTAGTGTACTTGGATTCTTGTGAAGTAGTTATGCATTGTAGGGTTCTGGTGTTTGGTCTGAGGCAGAAAATGCAGTCCTTTCGTAGGCAGAATTTCAAAAATGTCTCGAATGTAAGTGGTGTCTGTTTTTTACATTAAGAGTTCATATGGAAATCTCACTGTTACTGCAAGAAATTGTTATTGCAGGGATCACACAGATCATATAAATGTGGGTGGTGTTTTTAATTGGGCTGAGAGGAATATTCACACCTGATTTGATAAGCTGCTAGAGGCATTGATGGTCATTATACTCTGTATGTTTTGTGAATACTGCCATCACAGTGACCCTTTGTAATTTTCAACCACCTGTCTCGTActgtggatgtttttttttaaacatgtcggTAATATGTGTGAAATTATCTGAACTTTGATGTTTTGCAGATCACGCTGTGTCTGCTACACACCCTCTTCGAATTATGTGAATCAGTTATAATCTTGTGAAAGTTCCTTTATCAAAAGCAAAGAAACACTATGAAGTGAGAACAGACGGAGTAGCCTGCTGTGTTTTGAGATTATCAATCTCTTGAGATTTCTGTCTCCACACCAATACAATGGAGGTGAATGGAATTTTCTGTGTTGTTCATCACActaaaaattacatttgaagctgcattaataattttttttgctaacaataaatcaaactacatgtaatgtgaaagggggTCACTCAAAGTGCCAAACTATTATTTTAACCCACTCTACAGTTCTTCCCGGCTCTCAAAAGCATTTTAACGTCTTTCAGCTCAGTTTTTTTGGATTAATGGCCCGCAAATTTAATGTTTTGGCTCAGTCCCACCACTTTCATCAACGCTGTTTAAGCCACAGAAGGCATAGACCCAGTGAACTCTGTCTGCTTAGCACCAAGTAACAGACAGAGTTAGCAGagttaaattaactttttatttttatttttttaaatctcacgT from Perca fluviatilis chromosome 23, GENO_Pfluv_1.0, whole genome shotgun sequence encodes:
- the LOC120553001 gene encoding amphoterin-induced protein 2-like, which produces MRPITSQLLGRTSVGGSRWNPAFAALLLSLCLGFPPSVATCPPYCLCASDIISCSGCNLSALPSDLPSYATRLDLSHNALTDLSMNWISRPFDRLATLILSRNSISQIEVNAFTVTPHLLHLDLSSNRLTVLNSSIFTGLKELKELLLFGNQIIQMNPGAFSNLYSLQRLYLSGNRLTAFPLGLYWEPGGPRNLTFLDLSYNRLTKVPVQSLLSLTQQSGIYLQENPLVCDCALLALQEYWMWKQYRPLVEFRGEYPCRDNSGPWSECSQEVVSDIPLEAQTYQVEPGKWLRVPCPGFASPAQEGLDWFWVTPKTVLNSSTNDPSAHLTVLPNGTLEIQGALMEDSGMYGCVAARGRHYDPNESPEVSVVVGNLSKASTSGLADRSGAEHFNTAFTTLASCVVSIILVLLYLYLTPCRCRENRGSRGCGGRAFILCSDPREVESGQLRSNGKRVAFLEPQTEDSGIGSPKTPAMHLGHVTTEGILKNGSRTVGLSLSDPAHMA